The nucleotide sequence ACAGCTTAGCTTGCTTGGATTGCTAGGGAGCAGTGCGGCCAGGCTGTCACATTCACAGCTGAGTCCTTGTGGCAGTTGGGTTGGACTAAACGTGCCATACAATAAGGAAACTTCCAAGTTACTGCAGACGTTGGGTTTACGTTCTGAATTTCATTTTATTACTCGCCAGGGGGAAAGTCTTGAGCTCGAAAGTCTGAGCAACTGAATCCAGTCTCAATTGGCTTTGGGCCATTCACTGGATTGACTACAACACAAAGAAGCAGACGGCTACATCGACCAAGCACCAGATTGCTATTGCGGAATGTGGTCAATCGAGCAGTCTCGATCAGACTTGCTTTGTTGCAAGTGCCAAGCAGGTAAAACCGAATTGACAGGTCAGATATTCGAATTCGGAGCTAGGGGGATGGTGCTGCTAGGTTAATGGCCCTTGGCATTAGCAAAGTTATCGACAACCCAGAGCAGCTGGCCCGTGATTAGAAGCTTGACGAGGAACACGGCCCGAGGGTCCCCCTTCCCGTCCATCTCTTCTTTTCGTATTTCACCAACAAGCCAGTCTCAAATTCGTGTTGTCTTTGATCACGGGACTGCTCTAGCCCATTCTTACCTATGCTCGGAAGTTGGATTGTTTTCGCGATCAATCCCTTCTGGCGTAAAGCGACGACTCTCTTCCCAGCGCATATTGGTTGGTCCATTTCACAAACAGCAAATCCATCAGCTGTAACAGCAACCACAGCAGGCCCCGCAGAAGCTCCAGACGCATTGAGGCGTCTTCATTCACGCTCATCTGCTGATTCGGAATCAGTTCAGCGGCTCGACAGACAGCCCATTCGATCCATAAAAGCTGGCACAACCTCAACAAAGGACTGGGAATCGTGTGCACAGGGACCGGATCATTTTCCGGACGACATTCAAGATTGTTGATGGTTGGTTGATCCACAAATTTTGGAGCAATCTGATGCCGGTCTCGTCATTTCCATCTATTATCCATCCATAAGTAAGGTATTTGCGCGAAACAATCAATGTTACCGATACGCAGCGACCAGCCAGCGTGAAGtggtaggcaggcaggcaagcgAGGCGACAGGTGCCGTTCGTTCAGCGGGACTGGACTCGAGGTAGACACCCTTGTCTTGCGGCTTAAGTCAGCCACGCCCAGAAGGGAGAGAAAGCCTTGACCAACACTAAAAGTCAAAATCGGGCCCCCGTGGAGCATGGACCAAAACGTAACATATCGACGCCCTCAAAATGCTGCAATGCCAAACGAAGGCCGCACCAACCAACAAGGTGACGCGCGCAGCAAGGATGAACAAAGAGCTTTCAGCACCGATACAAGCAAAGCTATGAGCTCGTCGCGCAGATCTCCGTCCCCGTTGTCGTCTTTTGCTCCTCCCCGACGCCCCGATTCACGACCACGACCACCTcgcgagcagcagcaacctcACCCACCACTCCCGCGGGATAATCTCGGCAGGGGCCGATCGATTGAACGACCCCTAGAGCCCTTCGAATCTAGAAGTCAGCGTCCCGAGCCATCAAATAATTCAACGGCACAGGGCTCGGCAGAGGGACCGCGTCAGGGACCGCGTCAAAACCGTCGATCGAGGCAtcgaagtcgagaccgacCACGGCGTCCGTCGAGACACCGATCACCACCGCGACCGCCGCAGGAGCCTCGGCGGGGCTTTGCGCCAGATTCAATATTCGATCGTCCTGCCCGTTCGGGGCATCTAGATCAGCCTGACACTgcgaaggaaaaagaaagagatctGCCCCACCGCAACACTGCCGCTCGCGAACCGTCGCGTCTTGCCTCATCCCCTGCTTCAACCTCGAAGCGTCAAAGAAGTCCTGGGCCGCCAGTCGCAGATCAAGATCATTCGGCCAAAAGGCCGCGTCGCGGTCCCAGTCCTCAGGCCGACGAACCCTATCACTTTGACAGTCGTGCAGCACCAGACAAGACAGGACCGGGAAGGGAAGAGCGTCCACAGCGGCCGTTTTCTCCGGGCCGACCGCGGTCGCGATCTCCCGGCTACGGTCGCGATTTTGACCGACGTGAGAAgcgcaaaaagaagaaaaagaagaataagAACCGTCGCGACCGCTCAAGGTCTCCGAATCGAGACAGGGACGAGTTTGgaggtccggctcccagtgGCCGCAAACCTCTGCCCCAGCCTGGGAGAGAATCTGGAGGAAGACGCCGGTCTCGTTCGCCTCTAGCACCCGATCGCCCGCGATCTTTCTCTCGTGGCGGATCACCGCATTCTCAACCTCACGGCGCAGAACATCCACCGTTTTCGCCGTCTCAACAAGTACCACCCAGGGGCCGAGGGCACAACCCCAGTCGTGACTTTGACATACCACCGGAGCGGAGGCATTACGACGGGCGAGCAACGCCCCCACCACCAGAGGCCTCGCGATCACGTAAAAAGGGCAGAGGCCGTGAAGAACGGCACTCCCGCAAGTCGCAAGCTCCTCGAGTGTCTGGTGCCAACAGCGTTGAAGTGAACATGTCGGCCAGGGGGAGCGGCTATCGCGGCGGCTACGGCCCAGGTGGTGGCTATCAGATGCAGGCTCCCTATTCTCAAGGGCCTCCCACAGGACCTAGGCGATTCTCGCACTCATCCGGGCATGCAACACCCAGCAGCTTTCATGGGACACCGCCACCTCAATCCCCGTATGGTGGAAGCCAGGGCTGGGGTGGACAACAACAATATCAATCTCCCAGGTAAGCCCTCTGATTCATTTATTATATCAGTGTAAAATACCCGTATTATTGAGTGTTGTGGAAACGGCGATGCTGATGTCATGTGACTAGTTATGCGCATCAATACCCTCCTAACGGAGGTTATACACCCAATGGACCTCATAACCCAGGAAACTTCACTCCAACGGGGCCACACGGCCAATACCACCAATCTCCATCATATGCTCCGCCGTCAGGCCCCAATTCACAATATTCATATCCGCAAGGCCCCGCTCGCGGTGGTCATCGAGGCGGCTTTAGGGGAGGAAACGCCTTCAACCAAGTCGGGCGAGCTGGGTACCATGGTAATAGCTTTAAGAGCACAAGCCACAATGGGAGTGTACATGGTGGTAGTGTACACGGAGGAAGTGTTCACGGAGGCAGTGTTCATGGAGGGAGCGGCCATGCTAGTCCTGCTGCAACCTCAAACAATGGGGACTCAGGAATACAACAAGCCCATGGACATCCTAACGAGCAAGCAAAGGATGATGAAAATCCTTTTAGACCGTCTAAGGATCTTCAGGTCGAGGATAACACCCAATCGGGACATGGTGAAGACAATTCACAACCGCAACAAGACCAGCCACAAATAACAGTGCCTCAAACAGAAAGACAACCCCCAAGTGGGCCGTCGAACCCAAAGATCAAGTTTCAGTTCAAGTCCTCTTCCAAGGTGCCTGCGACAATACCGAAGCCAGAGATCTCTTCCAAGTTCAACGCATTACCGCCGACACAGCCGAAAgctcaacagcagcaacagcgccAAGAAGCTATCAACAAGGAAAGAAACCTTCCCCAGGACGTGCCAACAGGACCGGCGTCTACAAGATCACGTCATGACAGGGGTCCTCGGCCACCGCATGATGCGCCTAGGCAGCCATCAGGCCAACAGCCCCTGCCCCAGCCCCGGTTCAGAATGGTGAAGAAGACAATGCGACGACCGATAAGAAAGGAAGGCCTCCCGACAGAAATGGCGAACTCGGACTCGGTGTATTACCGAAAGCCCGGCAATGAATCAGTTGTTGGTGCCGGAACATACGGCAAAGTCTTCAAGGCCATCAACGTATACACCAACAACTTAGTGGCCCTAAAGAGGATACGAATGGAGGGAGAGCGGGATGGGTTCCCAGTGACAGCTGTCCGCGAGGTAAAGCTTCTGCAATCCCTGAGGCATATCAATATCGTTAAGCTGCAAGAGGTAATGGTGGAGAAGAACGACTGTTTCATGGTCTTTGAGTACATGTCTCATGATCTGACGGGGCTGCTCAACCACCCAAGCTTCAAGCTGGAAGCCCCTCAAAAGAAGGACTTGGCACGGCAATTGTTTGACTCGCTGGATTACCTACACCGGCGAGGAGTCCTACATCGCGACATTAAAGCTGCCAACATCCTAGTGAGCAACGATGGCATTTTGAAGCTGGCTGATTTCGGTCTCGCACGATTCTACGCAAAGCATCACCAACTCGACTACACCAATCGCGTCATCACGATATGGTATCGATCACCAGAGCTCCTTCTCGGGGAAACGCGATACGGCCCTGCGGTTGACATTTGGTCAGCTGCCTGCGTCATGGTGGAGATTTTGACCCAGTATGCCATCTTCCCTGGCGAAGGGGGCGAGATCAGCCAGCTGGATAAGATATGGGCGGTGCTGGGGACGCCAAGCCGATCCGAGTGGCCGGGGCTGCTCGAGATGCCCTGGTTTGAGCTATTGCGGCCGGCCTTCAAGAGGCCCAATAACTTTGCCAAACTGTACCAGCACCGCGTGACACCCGCTGCATTTGACCTGCTCGAAGCTATGTTTCGCTTCGATCCGGCCAAGAGGCCTTCTGCTGCCGAAATCTTGGAACATCCTTATTTCACAGAGGAGGAGCCGGCTCCAAGGCAGGCTGTTGAGTAAGTCtttttctggtgtttttgATCAAGTTCGTGATTGAGATATTCTAGGTGGCTTCCACTGACCATGTTTACAACTCATTGCAGGCTGGCAACTATCGAAGGCGACTGGCACGAGTTTGAATCTAAACAGTTACGGCGCAAGAACGAagccaaggagaaggaggctcGGCGGGCTGCTCGTGCCGAAAAGGAGAAGGAAGCGGCCGGAGCCGGCGGGTCTGAGAAGAAGAGGTCTCACGACCAGACCGCCGTGGCGTCGGAGCAGAGCCAGCCGGATGCCAAGAGGCAGAATGTGGACGGTAGGCCGCCGGCGCAGGAGAAAGCCAGCGATGCAGGGTAGAGGCTGGCCCGCGTCTAGTTGACGAAATGGGGGCCTCATGGTGGAACTTGACGAACGAGGAGAGTTCACCTGGGGTAGGTGTCAGCGATggtgttgtttttttggaaCATGCATAAGACACGGCGCAGTTACCGGGGATTATAGTAGCGAGCGGGGGATTGGGAGTTGTTTCTAATGATTAGGGCAATGCTGCTTCAGCTACCCTACATGTGTGAGGATAGTATTCTTGCTACATAACTTGCCTGGCCATGCGACAGGGCGTTTGCGATGGGATTCACATCTATGACACGTCCTATACGGTGAGGATCACGAGTGACATCTCAAAATCCTCTGTATTTTTAGTTTAAACATAAAAGACAATATTGTCATGTGACCAAATCATGTGGAACTTTCGAATAAGATTGCTTGTCCTCCCGAAACTAGTCCAACCAAGAGCCAGCTCTCGCGGTTTCATCCCAAAGTCAAATCAAAAAGCTCACAACGGCGCATCGATCCAGTTGGCGCCGTTCCACCCAAGATCCCTCCCCCGGCACGGTCGACAACCGGCCTGGTAGTCGGCGGCGAGACAGGGCGTGTTGAGCTGCATGAAGGAGTTGTCGGCCGCGGACCAGCACGACCTACCCATGCGCAGCTCTGGGAATATGAAGTCGTTCTGGCTGATGCGCAGGCACCACCAGTTGTAGTCGCGTCCTCCTTCCACTTCTCCCGCCTGGCGCGCCTGGCACTGCTGCGCCTGACACCCTGTCTCCATGTTGCGCGTGGCGCACCGCGAGTCGGCCGCCTCCCGCTGCGAGCGGACCTTGTCGGCCTCCTCGGACGGGTTTGAGCACGACGTCTCGGGGCAGACGGGGGTTGGGGCCGCGACGGCCTGTGGCTGTGGCtgctgtggtggtggtggcggcgggggTGGGCCGGCGACGGATCCCGGCTGCGCGGTGAAGGGATGCACGATCCAGGTCCGGATGGTGGTGTAGCTCCAGGCCGACGAGCGGGTTGATGTGCTAGTCGTGCTGCGGACGAGGTAGGTGGTGTCGGTCCCCGCGACTAGGTGTGTCTCGAGCACGGTGGCTATCGGGCCGCTTCCCGTTGTTGTTTGcggtggcagcggcggctcgatgatggtggtggttgtGGTTGCGATGCGGGTCAGGGTATCGTAGCCTGGGTACCCGAGGTTGAGCAGGCTGTTGTGGGTGGTTGATGAGGTTGTGCAAGTTGTGGTGACTGTCGTCTTTGCTGTTGGCGTTGCTGGgatggctgctgctggctgtaTTGTTGTGGCCAGCAGCAGAAGGAGGAGCTGCGCTGTGGAGTGGGGAGGCatatttgttttttgtttctttttttttcgtgggtTAAAGGAGTTATTAGAGGGATTATTATGCTGGTGGGTTTAATACTACCTGAGTGATATTTTGTATTATAATGCTGAAGCTTGCAAGTCAAGCAATGTTGATATCATGAGATCTGCAGTCATGCTCGGTGAATGCAAGTAAACGTCCGGAGAGGAGGAGGGGGAGGACGACGGTGAGTGTGTCTCCCAGTATTATCATAAAATATTATCATTACAAAAaaactgctcaccaccccccAGAGAGATTCCTCGCCGACAAACCGCCGAGCCCAAATTGTATGCACGCTACACCAGCAAGCTTCGTGTTTTGCCTTGGTGCGGTGACTGGTGCGGTGGGATTTGATGTACAGAAAGGGGAGCGAGCGGGAACCATGTGGGTGAGCTTCCAAGTCCGTGTACTACTTTGTATgcggatggatggatggatggatattaaaaaaaacacaaacccAAATGAAAACAACCGGAAGAAACCGCTGTGGCGTATCTGTGCAATTATTGACCCGATTGGGTTGGTTCCTTTAGGGTGCATGCCCAAAAAGATCCGTATTTTCCGTACCAGTAGTTACATACATGGCCTCGTCGTTATACGGAGTACCTTGTCCTGTCTGTTgctaaaagataaaaaagcaaagaaaagagtTTTCTCGTATAGAGTTCAAAGTTTCAACGTTTGTTTGTTTACTcttggaagaaaagaaatgctGTTAAAAATCGGTATCTAGGTGGCCAATGAAATGAAACGAGGATCGCGAAGTAGCAATAATAAGACGAGGCCAGCCTGGTGGTAGCTGGGACCTGGAAATATCCGTCCACTAACGTGGCGTGCCCCTGATGGCGTACCGTACACCCTAGCGCGAAGAGGAGGGAGCTATGACAGGAGGCTAGGCCACACAGACATGTCACTAATGTTCAAGCTGCTGAGGTTGTCCAAGGTTACTGGATCCTTCAGTCAGTTTTAGTTTTGTCAAAGCTGCCACAAGAGCTTCATGTAGAAATGATCACCGCTGTTGGTTGTGACATGTAGTGATTGGTGTATGTCGACTAGCCAAAACTGGActgcccaaaaaaaaagcaagtcAGAGAG is from Pyricularia oryzae 70-15 chromosome 2, whole genome shotgun sequence and encodes:
- a CDS encoding CMGC/CDK/CRK7 protein kinase, which encodes MDQNVTYRRPQNAAMPNEGRTNQQGDARSKDEQRAFSTDTSKAMSSSRRSPSPLSSFAPPRRPDSRPRPPREQQQPHPPLPRDNLGRGRSIERPLEPFESRSQRPEPSNNSTAQGSAEGPRQGPRQNRRSRHRSRDRPRRPSRHRSPPRPPQEPRRGFAPDSIFDRPARSGHLDQPDTAKEKERDLPHRNTAAREPSRLASSPASTSKRQRSPGPPVADQDHSAKRPRRGPSPQADEPYHFDSRAAPDKTGPGREERPQRPFSPGRPRSRSPGYGRDFDRREKRKKKKKKNKNRRDRSRSPNRDRDEFGGPAPSGRKPLPQPGRESGGRRRSRSPLAPDRPRSFSRGGSPHSQPHGAEHPPFSPSQQVPPRGRGHNPSRDFDIPPERRHYDGRATPPPPEASRSRKKGRGREERHSRKSQAPRVSGANSVEVNMSARGSGYRGGYGPGGGYQMQAPYSQGPPTGPRRFSHSSGHATPSSFHGTPPPQSPYGGSQGWGGQQQYQSPSYAHQYPPNGGYTPNGPHNPGNFTPTGPHGQYHQSPSYAPPSGPNSQYSYPQGPARGGHRGGFRGGNAFNQVGRAGYHGNSFKSTSHNGSVHGGSVHGGSVHGGSVHGGSGHASPAATSNNGDSGIQQAHGHPNEQAKDDENPFRPSKDLQVEDNTQSGHGEDNSQPQQDQPQITVPQTERQPPSGPSNPKIKFQFKSSSKVPATIPKPEISSKFNALPPTQPKAQQQQQRQEAINKERNLPQDVPTGPASTRSRHDRGPRPPHDAPRQPSGQQPLPQPRFRMVKKTMRRPIRKEGLPTEMANSDSVYYRKPGNESVVGAGTYGKVFKAINVYTNNLVALKRIRMEGERDGFPVTAVREVKLLQSLRHINIVKLQEVMVEKNDCFMVFEYMSHDLTGLLNHPSFKLEAPQKKDLARQLFDSLDYLHRRGVLHRDIKAANILVSNDGILKLADFGLARFYAKHHQLDYTNRVITIWYRSPELLLGETRYGPAVDIWSAACVMVEILTQYAIFPGEGGEISQLDKIWAVLGTPSRSEWPGLLEMPWFELLRPAFKRPNNFAKLYQHRVTPAAFDLLEAMFRFDPAKRPSAAEILEHPYFTEEEPAPRQAVELATIEGDWHEFESKQLRRKNEAKEKEARRAARAEKEKEAAGAGGSEKKRSHDQTAVASEQSQPDAKRQNVDGRPPAQEKASDAG